The window CTCACCCTAACTCTCTCCCAACGGGAGCGGGAATTACGGGAGCTCAATCCCAGAGTGGTTCGACTTTGCTCAGACTTCGAGTGAGCCTCAGTCGAACTCCCACCCTGAGTTCATCGAAGGGCGCCGTTGCGCGAGAGGCCCTCTCCCTCACCCTCTCCCGGCGGGAGAGGGAAGGGGTGAGGGTTGCGCCCCTTCGACTTTGCTCAGGGTGGTGAGCTTGTCGAACCACAAGAAGCCAAGACCGTTAAGGAAGAATTTTATTTTTTTTCTTAACTTGGCGTCCTTTGCGCCTTTGCGCGAGTCACGTTTTCTTCCTTCGAAAGCTTCGTGTCCGTTCGGCTGAGCTCACGGCCGAAGCCTTCGTGGTGAGTTAATCGATTACGGTGATTTCCTCGATCGGGAACTGCGTCGTGACTTCAGGCCCCTTTTCGGTCACGACCATCATCTCTTCCAGCCTTACGCCCCATTGAAGCGGCTTGCCGTGCTGCGTCTCCAGGGCAAAGCTCATCCCCGGCTGGATCACTACAGGGAAGTCGAGAGAGTAAATCCGGGAGATGACCGGAGTATCGTACTGAGCGAGCCCGAGACCGTGTCCCCACAGATTCGCCGCCGCCTGATCCTCTTCCTTGTAGCCCCAGGTCTCCATCGCCGATGGCCAGACTTCGGCGATCTCCTTGGTCGTGGCTCCGGGTTTTACCTTTTCGATGGCGCGATAGAGCCATTCGTAGGCGATGTGATAAAAATCGTTCTGCTCTTTGGTCGGCTTTTTTCCCACGCAATAGGTGCGGTACATGCAGCTCTTGTAGCCGTTCCAGGTGACCGCCGCCATGTCGATGATGACCAGGTCGCCGGGCTGAATGATGCGATCGGAAAAATGCCGCCAGTTGGGCCAACTGTTGGGTCCCGAGGAAACGATGATGTCCTCCACGTCTTCGATCCCCGGAATGTTGTAGAGGAAATTCATGGCGAAGGCGGTGATTTGATGCTCCTGCATCCCCGGCCTGATGAAATGGGAAATCGCCGTGTGGCAGCCGTCGCAGATGGCGGCGATGATGCGCATCGCCTCCAATTCGTCCTCGTTCTTGATCGCGCGCGCTTCGACCATGGGCGATGCGCCGTCGGTCCAGTTGATTCCCGCCTCTTTGAAGGCGTTGATCATATTCAGATCGACGAAGTCGACGCCGAGCGGAGCTTTGTCCACGTGGTACTTCTTCAGCTCTTCCATGATCGCGTCGGTGAATTTTTTCACCTGCTGGCGCGACGCGCCTCCCACAGCTCCCTTAATCCACGAATAGGCGTAGCGCACGTTGTCGCGCGGGATCCACGGACAATGACGGTTGATCTGTATGCCGATGTCGCCCTGCTCGAAGAGCACGGGTTCGGCGCCCTCGCACAAAAGCGCGTACCGCAGGCCGGGCTTCAGGCGGCACCATCCGGGCGTGACCGTGCTCGAAATGTAGCGGACGTTTTCATCGTACATCGCGAGCAGAGCGCCCAATCCGTTCCGCTTCATCGCCTCGCGCGCGCGGTCGAGGCGGTACTTCCTGAGCCGATCCCAGTTGATGCGCTGCTGCCAGTCGGTGCCGACCAGACCGAAACTAGACGTGCTCCGTGTCACCATCGTTGCTCCTTTCCTGTCCGCCGATAAGGGGCGCCTGCTGCGTTGTCGCGGCGGGCTCGCATCCGTCCCCTCTCCCTAACCCTCTCCCACTGGGAGAGGGAAGGGGGAGGGAATGACGCGGCCAGGGATTTTGGCGCCTTGAAAACATAGAATAGCGCTTCTTCTTTGCTACGTGTTTCGCGTGCCGATTCGCTCCAGAACTTCGCGGTTCACGAGCGAATAAGGCATTTCGCCCTTCAATACACTGACGACTTGCCCCACGGCCAGGCGGCGCATGTCCATGCGGGACTGCTCGGAGTACCATGCCGAGTGCGGCGTGAGGATGACATTGTCGAGTCGCAAAATGGGGTCGTCGGGTTTCGGCGGCTCGGTCTCCAGGACGTCGAGCGCCGCGCCGGCGATTTTTCTCTGCTGGAGCGCCTCGCACAAGGCGGTCTGGTTGACGATTTTTCCCCGGGCCACGTTGATGAGAAAAGCCGTCGGCTTCATCTTGTGAAACAATTCCGCGCCGATCATTCCCGTCGTCTCGGAGTTGAGCGGCAGGTGGATCGAAACGAAGTCCGCCTCTTTGAGCAGCGTATCGAGGTCGATCAACTGAACTCCGATTTGACGCGCCGCGTCATCCCTCAAGTAAGGATCGTGTCCCAGGATGCGCAGTCCAAACCCCTTTGCCCGCGCCGCGACGGCCGAGCCGATGCGCCCGACGCCGAGGAGGCCGAGTGTTTGGCCCCGTATCCGCGTGAGGCGCGGCATCCGTTGGAAGTCCCAGGCTGCGTCGCGCGCGATCTTGGCGCTGGGAAAAAGACCGCGGGCGCAAGCCAGCAGGAAGGCCATCGCCTGGTCGGCGACCTCGTCGATGCAGTAATCGGTCGTGTTGCATACCATGATGCCGCGTCTGGTAGCTGCGTCCAGCGCCACGTTGTCGACGCCGATGCCGAAGCGGACGATGACGCGGCATTTCTCCAGAGCCTGGATCGCTTTCGCCGTTATCGGCGCGTAGGTGTTTAAGATAGCGTCGGCGTCCTGGGCGAGAGCCATGGTTTCCTCTTCGCCGCGACACTGACCCTCAACCAGCTCGGCGTCCATACGGCGAAAGAGCTCTCGTTCATCATCCAGGGAGGAAAAGAGATGATCGGTCACTGCGACTTTGTAGCGGGACACGAGTTTGGCCTCGAACAGGCCCGACACTAGTTCAATGACGATCCGCTGTCAATTCCACTCCGAAAAGAGTGCGAGCGGAAACCCAGTTGCAATGCCCGGTGTGCGGCGGTAGAGTCCGCGTTTTAGAGGCAGAGAATGTTTTCTCCCCGTACTCTCGCTGAGATCAAAGAGGACATTCGGAGCCGCGTCGGAAAGCGCGCGCCTTTTCTCCACGCCGACAAGGCGGAAGCGGAGGAGGCGCTGGCGAAGCTCGACGGCATCGAGTCGGAAAGGTGGGCCGCCGCGTGGAGTGCGATCGGCGCACGCTGGGAAGAGAAGGCGAGAGCCGCGGAGACGCGCGGAGACGCGAAGCCCGCGAAGGAAGCGTTTCTCAAAGCCTACGGCTATTACGGCATCGCGCGCCATCCATTTCCCAACTCGCCGGGCAAGCAACAGGCCTACGACAAAACGCGAGAAATGTATCTCGCGGCATCGCGCTACTTCGACGTCCCGCTCGAATGCGTCGCGATTCCCTTCGACGGAACACAGATCGTCGGCCACCTCAGATTGCCAAAGAAGCTTCCCGCGCCGCTCGTCATGCACTGGGGCGGCATCGATAACTGGAAAGAGGAGCGGCTGACTTTCGCGGAAGCGTTTGTGAGAGAGGGCTGGGGCTGCCTGGTATTGGACAGCCCGGGGACAGGCGAGTGTCCGATGCTCGCTTCGCCGGACGCGCATCGCGTCCACTCCGCCACACTGGATTATCTGTTGAAGCGTCCGGAAGTCGATGCGAAGAAAATCGCCGTCGTCGGCGCGAGCTTCGGCGGCTACTGGTCCACGAAGATGGCCCACGTCGAGCGCGAGCGGCTCCGCGCCGCCGTCAACTGGGGCGGCGGCATTCATTATTTTTTCCAGCCGGAGTGGCAGGAAAAATCGCGCAACGCGCCTTCTTACCTCTTCGATCTAATCGAAGCGCGCGCCAATCTTTTCGGCAAGAAGACTTTCGCGGAGCTGATCGAGGTCATGCCTGCGCTTTCGTTGAAAACCCAGGGCTGGCTCGACAAGCCGTGCGCGCCGATGCTGCTCGTCAACGGCAAGGAAGACAAGCAGGTGCCGATCGAGGATTTTTATCTGCTCGTCGAGCACGGCGATCCGAAGGCCATGCGCCTTTTTTCCGGCGGCCACATGGGCGCGATCCCGGATATTTTTAAGACCGTCATCACTTGGCTTCATTCCAAGCTGGATTGAAACCTGCTTTGCGTTCTTGGCGTCTTGGCGCGAAACATAGGGATCGGATAAAGAATCATCTCGCGCAAAGACGCAAAGCACGCCAAGGGTGAAAGCAACCGAGGCCGATGTTGACTTCTTGTTGAAGAAATCTCTTTCCCGCTGGGCGCGAATCGCGTAAAATCGCCTCAATCAATGAGTCGCGCGCTGGAATTTCCCTTCACCTTCACGCCGCTTATGAAGAAGCGGCTTTCCCGCCGCGTGATCGATATGCTGCAAAACGCGCTGCGCCGGTTTCCCGAGCTGGAGGGTAAAAAGATCACCGTCGGCTACACCTCGGCGCACCTCGGCAGCGCGCTCGTGCCGCTCAGAGAAGA of the Candidatus Binatia bacterium genome contains:
- a CDS encoding Xaa-Pro peptidase family protein, whose translation is MVTRSTSSFGLVGTDWQQRINWDRLRKYRLDRAREAMKRNGLGALLAMYDENVRYISSTVTPGWCRLKPGLRYALLCEGAEPVLFEQGDIGIQINRHCPWIPRDNVRYAYSWIKGAVGGASRQQVKKFTDAIMEELKKYHVDKAPLGVDFVDLNMINAFKEAGINWTDGASPMVEARAIKNEDELEAMRIIAAICDGCHTAISHFIRPGMQEHQITAFAMNFLYNIPGIEDVEDIIVSSGPNSWPNWRHFSDRIIQPGDLVIIDMAAVTWNGYKSCMYRTYCVGKKPTKEQNDFYHIAYEWLYRAIEKVKPGATTKEIAEVWPSAMETWGYKEEDQAAANLWGHGLGLAQYDTPVISRIYSLDFPVVIQPGMSFALETQHGKPLQWGVRLEEMMVVTEKGPEVTTQFPIEEITVID
- a CDS encoding C-terminal binding protein, which encodes MSRYKVAVTDHLFSSLDDERELFRRMDAELVEGQCRGEEETMALAQDADAILNTYAPITAKAIQALEKCRVIVRFGIGVDNVALDAATRRGIMVCNTTDYCIDEVADQAMAFLLACARGLFPSAKIARDAAWDFQRMPRLTRIRGQTLGLLGVGRIGSAVAARAKGFGLRILGHDPYLRDDAARQIGVQLIDLDTLLKEADFVSIHLPLNSETTGMIGAELFHKMKPTAFLINVARGKIVNQTALCEALQQRKIAGAALDVLETEPPKPDDPILRLDNVILTPHSAWYSEQSRMDMRRLAVGQVVSVLKGEMPYSLVNREVLERIGTRNT
- a CDS encoding alpha/beta fold hydrolase, giving the protein MFSPRTLAEIKEDIRSRVGKRAPFLHADKAEAEEALAKLDGIESERWAAAWSAIGARWEEKARAAETRGDAKPAKEAFLKAYGYYGIARHPFPNSPGKQQAYDKTREMYLAASRYFDVPLECVAIPFDGTQIVGHLRLPKKLPAPLVMHWGGIDNWKEERLTFAEAFVREGWGCLVLDSPGTGECPMLASPDAHRVHSATLDYLLKRPEVDAKKIAVVGASFGGYWSTKMAHVERERLRAAVNWGGGIHYFFQPEWQEKSRNAPSYLFDLIEARANLFGKKTFAELIEVMPALSLKTQGWLDKPCAPMLLVNGKEDKQVPIEDFYLLVEHGDPKAMRLFSGGHMGAIPDIFKTVITWLHSKLD